A stretch of DNA from Maridesulfovibrio sp.:
GCCAGCCATATTGCAATCATCAAAGACCCCCTATTCCGCTTCATATATACAAACAAACCATTCTTTGACCTGCTTGATATGGACCGTGACTCCGATATCACGGGAAAAACAGATGCAGACATACTCACAGGAATAGCGTCTGAAAAACAGTTGTCTGAAATTGCCTCCACAGACCGCAAGGCCTGCACCCTGGCAGCAGGTGAACACCTGTCGCTGGAATTTGAACTGACCATCCCCTGCGGGAAAACAGTTATCCTTAAGTCATACAAATTTCCAATCAGAGACAAATCCGGAAGCCTGCTGGGCATTGGCGTGCTTACCGCCGATATTTCGCAATTGAAATCGCGGGAACAGGAACTCATTGATACTCACCATGCGCTGACACAGGAATTCAAGGAACAGGCTGAAATTCTCCGGGACGCAAATGAAAACCTTCAATTCATGCGTCATGTTTTCAAAAACACCCTTGATGGAATCATAATTACCGACAAGGATGGTAAAGCTCTGCAGATCAACCCCGCCTTTACCGAGATCACAGGCTATACGCTTGATGAAATACGGGGAGAAAACCCGCGCTTTCTTAAATCGAACTACCATAATGCTGAGTTCTACAAAGAGATGTGGGCAAGTCTGGCCAGTAAGGGATTCTGGGAAGGAGAACTATGGAACAGACGTAAAAGCGGAGAAATCTACCCGCAACGCCTGAACATAAGCGCCATATATGACCAGAAGGGGAACATCACTCATTACGTGGGTGTAAACAACGACATCAGCGAACTCAAACGCAAAGAAGAAAAAATACACTTCTATTCCTATCACGATGCGCTGACCAACCTTCCAAACCGTAAGCTCTTCAGTGACAGACTGAGACGCGAGATTGAAAAATCGGCAAAAACAGGAGTCAAAATAGCTCTGCTTTACATGGACCTTGACGACTTTAAAAAAGTCAATGACTCGCTTGGATACACAGTCGGTGACGAGCTCCTGAAACAACTGGCCGGACGCATAAAGCCCATGCTCGGAGAGCAGGACTCGCTGGCCAGACTCGGAAGTGATGAATTCGCAGTCGCTCTGGTCGGATATAAGAAAATCAATAATATCATTTCGTTCGCCCAGAAAATAGGTGAACAGCTCTCCAGTCCGTTTCACATTGAAGGACACGAAATATTCATCAACGCCAGCATCGGAATTGCCACTTATCCTGAAGACACAACAAGCCCCGAACAATTGGTGCTGCACGCGGATACGGCAATGCATCAGGTAAAAAGCAGTTACCTCGACAATTTCAGATTCTATACCTCACAGATGAAGACGCAGGCCCAGCATAAGATAGATATGGAGTCTGCAATCAGAAAAGGGATAGTAAACGGAGAATTCGTTCCCTTCTATCAGGCCAAAGTGAGCACAAGCACAGGAAAGGTCATGGGAATGGAGGCACTTGCCAGATGGGTCAGGCCTGATGGCAGCATTATTCCACCATCTGAATTCATACCTATTGCCGAAGAACTGAACCTTATCCATGAAGTTGACACCCTGATAATAAGGCAGGCCGTAAAGGATATGACTGTCTGGGAAGAAGCCGGATACACGGACCTTGTTGTTTCCGCGAACGTCTCTGCCAAGGAGCTGGACACTCCTGCCTTTGCTGAAAATATTTTTGCAATCCTTGAAGAGAGCCACCTGCCCAAGGAAAAACTTGATCTTGAAATAACTGAATCCCTGCTGATGCAGGATGTTGAAAAGAATGCCGGTATACTGGATTCTCTATGCTCATCAGGTATTTCCTGCTCCATAGACGATTTCGGTACAGGCTATTCCTCGCTGAGCTACCTGAAAAAACTGCCTATCAGTACCTTGAAAATAGACCGTTCCTTCGTAAACGACATAATGACAGATAAAAATGATCTGGCTATCGTTTGCGCCATTATAAGCATGGCCAAGCATATGGGGCTTAAGGTGGTGGCAGAAGGGGTGGAAGATGCGGAACAGGTGAAACTGCTCAAAAGTCAGGGCTGCGACCTTATTCAGGGGTTCTATTACAGCAAGCCCCTTTCAAAATCTGAATTTCTGAATTTTCTGAACGGCAGAAGAGACAACATATTTCTCCAGGAGTAGGGGTAAACCGCAAAACCCTCCCAACACCCTCAAAAACCCTACCTACATATACAGGTAAACGCACTGCAAATACAAAGAGCATGGCGTTTACAACATACTGGACTCCGTCAATAATGTAACTCAAAGGATGATTAACAATCACCTGAAAGGACGCATTACATGAAGGAGTTTTAAATGCATCTTTTATCAATTACAAAAGTTACTCAGGATATAGTCCTCGAAGGAAACAAGCCGGCAAAAGAAGTAGCCAAGAGCATCGGCAAGCCATATTCCACTCTTCTCAGGGAAATAAATCCCTTTGATGACAACGCCAAACTCGGCGCGGAAACACTGATGGATATCCTAAGAGCCACGAACGAGGTGAAACCCCTTGAATACATCGCCCGGAGCATCGGCTACACCCTGAAACCGAGAACGAACTAATCGCATCACGACCATCCTGGCCGGAATAAACCGGAGTATCCACTTCAGTGTGGTATGGACTTTTTTCAAGGATCGTTGGATAATGGGGAGATGAAAAATTTAAAACCAAATCTCACTCAGATCGCAACTCTGGGACCGATCGGATTACTGCCAAAAGCCCCCGGAACATGGGGATCAGCAGCTGCGCTGATAGTTGCTCCGTTCATTTTTTTCCCCCTCCCGATTCCGCTGAGAGTAATTGTGCTGGGACTGCTGTTCTATTTCGGTGCACAGGCATGCACTGCCGCTGAAAAAGAACTGGGGAAGAAAGATCCGGGTTGCGTGGTAATAGACGAATTATTAGGGCAATGGGTCGTGTTTCTGCCTTTTCCGGGAATAGTCGGCTGGCAGGCAATAGCAGGGTTCGTGCTGTTCAGGATCTTCGATATCTTCAAACCATGGCCGGTTCGCGCCTCGGAGAAATGGCTCAAGGACGGTTACGGAGTTATGGTAGATGACCTGTTTGCCGGAATATACGCCATGCTCGTCCTGTGGCTGCTGCGCTATCTGACATAACATTCGATGAAACAATTTCATGCTTAGAAGAGCACCAAAAGTAATCCCCCGACAGCCAACGCTGCCGGGGGATTCTTACGTCATATTTCGGTTTTGTTAGGCATTTTCAGTTGCCGTTACAGGATTATCGCACCCGTAAACCTTCTTCATTACGAGATAGGTCTCGGCAATCATCCATATTTCAAGAACAAAAACAATCAGCCCCACAACAAACAGCAGCCACTTTTCGCCCGCATAGAATTTCTGGAGGTTGAAAACCATCGCCCATCCGGTCATGGCAACCATGAAAAGCATGGGAATGGCGGTATAAATAACCTTAACCCGTTTGCGAGCGAGATAAACAGTAATGATGAGCAGAGCAAGTGCGGCCAGAAGCTGGTTCACAGTACCGAACAGCGGCCAGAGAGCAAGTGCTCCTTTCTTCAATGCGCCCACTGAGAATCCGCCGTTAAAGCAGAGTATGGCCGCAGTTCCCACAGATATCAGGGTAGCAGGAATAGCACCGGCCAGCGAAGGCACCTTGTACGCCTGGGCCAGTTCGCTGACTACATACCGCTGAATACGGGTTGCACTGTCAAGAGTGGTTGCCGCAAAGCTGACTAGAAAGACTCCCATGACAGCCAGAGCAATATTGACGGGAATGCCGTAGCTGGCCATGAGGTTGGCGGAGCCTTCGACAAAAGCACTCAGCTTTGCCCCCAGACCTGCGGCAGATGCCCAGGATGCGTAATGGGTGGTGAATGCAACTGTTCCGGTAAGCAGCTGTCCGTCCGGGGTGTGCTTGCCCATGCCGATTCCGGCACCGACAGCAACGATTACCAGCACGGACAGAGCGGCTTCCATCAGCATGGAACCATAACCGATCATGCGTGAGTCGCGCTCGGTTTCACACTGCTTGGCGGAAGTCCCGCTACTGACCAGGGAATGAAATCCGCTGATCGCCCCGCAGGCAACGATAACAAAAAGGAACGGCAACATCGGCGGAGCCCCCTTAGGAGCAAGATCAATGGTCGGTGCCACAAAGACAGGATGAGCCACAACCGCACCGACCACGAGCAGAACCAAAGCAACCAGAAGCTGGTGGCCGTTGATATAATCTCGCGGCTGAAGCAGTGTAGTGACCGGCAGAACGGACGCGATGAAGGCATAGATCAGCATGATCACGGTCCAGACTACAATCGGGTTCATTCCCATGATTGTGGGCATTTTAACCGGAACATAAACACCCACGACAACAAATGCATACATTAACAGAAGCGCCACAATACTCCACACAGTATGGTCGGCCTTCTTGGTATACATTATCCACCCGAGAGCAATGGCAATGGGAACCTCGCTCCAAACCGGTATTACCGCAGCCGGATACATGTTGAAGAGAATGGCGATAATAAGCGCGAATACGGCTATTACTATCAGCAGTTCAAAAAAGATTATTATCAGGAACAGAGTGCGGACACGGTGGTTTATAAGGCCGGCTGCCAGGTCCCCTACGGACCGCCCCTGATTGCGCAAGCTGACGACGAGAGAACCGAAATCATGCACAGCACCCATGAAAATCGCGCCGAAAAAGACCCAGATAACGGCAGGAACCCATCCCCAGATAATGGCAATTGCAGGACCGACAATAGGTCCAAGCCCGGCTATGGAAGTAAAATGATGGCCGAAAAGGACTTCCTTCTTTGTGGGGACAAAATCCTTTCCGTCCTCAAATTCACAACTGGGACAGACTTTTTGTTCATCTACCTGAAAAATTTTTTTTGCCAGGAATTTCCCATAAGTATTGTAGGCAATGATGTAGCCCACAAAACAAAGCCCGGCGATGACAAGAGAGTTCACCTAAACACCTCCGATAAAAAAGAACCAACACACAGCGGAAAAGCAAAGCGTTTCCGAACCCACACACTGCTATAAAAACCGCAGTCAGGACCCATTAACGCTTCAGCCCGCCCACTGCACCGTTTTTAACGGAAGCAGTGTAAATATAAATATTTACTGCAGCGATACCCCTCGGTCTGATCTACGGAATCTATAATCCATTTAAGTCCGCCCTACCTATATTATTTTACCGCAAATTACCAGTTCAACTTAAAATATTGCGCAACGACCTATCGGCAAATTTATTTTACGCGAAATAATGCCGCCTGCTGAAAACATTTTTACTGCAACAAAGCATCAGAAACTATATTTCACGAAAATTTAAGTCATATAATTAAATTTTGAAACAGGCGACACCATCATTTCTATGTCCCTTCAACGACATCAACCTTTGCAAAGGACGGCTCATGCAAAGGAATCAGGATATCAGCCATATCCCGCACCTTGAGCATAATATCGTATGCTTCATAAGTATTGACAGGTGTGCCCGGAGGAATAACCTCCATCTCCATACCGGTAATTTCCGGCGGCGGGTTGAAATTTTCCATAATCACGCAAAATCCGGTAATAGCCGCAAGCCCGCCTTCAGTATCCACCAGCACAGTCATACCGCCTTCGGTATGCACAGGCGTATGCATCATGCGTATGCCGGGAACGACTTCGAAATCACCATCCAGCACCTCCAGTTGACCGGCTTCTTCCACATCCTCCACATAGTCCTCAAGGTAACGGAAATCCAGAGGATGAGGATTGTGGACATGTTCCAGTTCCTTGCGATGCACGTAAAATCTGGCATTGGAACACTTGTAATCGTTTTCACAATGATCGTTATGAAGGTGGGTATGAATAACAATATCTATGTCTTCCGGTTTGAGCCCGTATCTGCCGAGTCCTTCCTCAAAAGTATATATCTTACCGCCGAGATCAGCTTCCCTGTCAGCTGAAATGATGGGCTGCATCTCTCCGGTATCGACTATTATGTTCTTGTCTCCGCCCTCCAGATACCAGCAGTATATTGGGATAATATAAGGCTCTCCGTAGCCGTGCTGGTAAGTCATCATGCCCTTGTCAAAACGTTTGGTCCCCATGACTATGGGGTGTATTCTGTACTTGCTCATGGTTTCTCCCGAATTTGAAACTGCACTTGATGTATATATATGTAGCAGGCAAGACATTACTCCTGTATGCGACCAAAAGTAAATTTCTGGTTACGAATATATAACTTGATATAAGTGAAAAAGAAAACAATCACAAACTTGTAACATTATTTTAAAACTAAAATAAATAAATTCAGTTCCTACTTAATCAAATAATATCTTCTAACTAGTTAAATTTTTTCTTTATTTAAAAATTATTGTTATTTATTTCACAATATTTGCAGAAAATAGCTCTCGTTAAACAAACTTAAATTGTGAAAAAGTTATTTTTTTCTTTATCTCAAATTTCATTGTTTAATTATCCCCCTCACTCTAATTAAGTGTTACTTTAAAAATTAACCGGGAAAACCCGGTTGTGACAAAAATATCATTAACCCGGAAAGCGAGGAGGACACGATGACCTACAAGGAGATGCAGGAACTGCTGATGAAGGAAATGAGACTGTACCACTATCCCGTGGCAGTGAAATATTTCTATGATCAGGCCGAAGTCGACGAATTCAAGGAAAAAGCAGAATACCACGTACCGGTTAAGGCTATGACCTTCTGTCAGTGGGAAATTGCAGCACGCATGAAAGGTCAGACAGTTTACGCTGATGTTGACGGGCTGGGTTGCGGCAATGCGAAATACGCTTTTGCATGGAAGGAACTTGATGAAGGCGAGATCAAGGGACATATGAAATATGTAAAGGATATGGAACAGGCCAAGAAATTTGTTCTCAGCAAGCCCCGCCTGCCGGAAGGACTCATAGGCATCGCAGTTGCTCCGCTCGGTTCCATTGACGGCATTTTCGAGCCCGACACTGTACACTTCTACTGTGACAACATGCAGGCATACCACCTGGCAGTAGACTACGCAGCAGCAACAGACACGCATCCTCTGCGCTCCAACATCACCATGAACTCCTCGGCATGTGCAGGAAACGTATTCTCGTACCTGAATCAGGAATTCAACATGGTTCCGGCCTGCTCCGGCAGCTATAACGCAGGCAAGACCGAACGCGGCGAAATCAACGTCATGATCCCCGGCAAAAAGTTCAAGGCCGTTGTTCAGAGACTTGTTGACCGCATCGAACTGGCCAGCTCCTCCATCACCAAGCCCGGTGACGGTTTCCCCGGTCAGGATGTCTGCAAGAACTGTCCGCTGATCATCTTCAAGAAAGAAAAATAAGCAACCGACGCAATTAACGGATTTGCGCAAATAGAAGCGCAAATCCGTGAAATATGAATGATGACGCTGAATCCGGATCCGGCCTGATTGGGTCAGGCGGCTGCAACAGCCAGGGGAAGCAGGTGATGGGTTCGGCAAAACTGACTTTCGCTTCAAGGAGTAACTCAATGTTCAAATCACGCAAAAGCCTTTTGATTCTGGCTCTCGCGGCGCTGGCTGTGGCGGTGTTCTTCCAACCCGCTTTTGCCGACAGACTGTCTGACGCAATCAGTTCAACCCCCAAAGGCCCTGATGCAGGCCAGATCAACACTGATCTCGCCACCGGTTTTCTGGGAATCAACGGCGCTCCCAACGTCAACCTCGTTGTCGGCTTTTTCTGGGCCCTCTGGGTAGGCTGGATCTTCTCCACTGTCGGAGCTTTCGGCGGAATCATGGCCGGTGTCGGTCACATTACCATCTATGGTTTCGGTAACTACGCTTCCAGCTTCAAAAAGACCTCTCCGGTCATGAACAAGCTGGTAACGGACTCCATCCGCGTATCCAACCAGTGGCTTGTCGGTACCTCCGCAGCCATGTCCTCCTTCAACTATTATAAGATGGGCCGCCTGGTTCTCCCCCTTGCTCTTTCCCTGGCAGCAGGCTCCATTGCCGGTTCATATCTCGTTCCCTGGCTCACCGCCGGAAAAATCTCGCTGAAGTCCTACATCGGTTTCTTCGGCCTCTTTGTCCTCGGCCTCGGCTGCTACCTGTTCTATGAAACCACTCCCAAAGGACAGGCCGGTAAGAAACAGGCCAAAGAAGCTGCAAAGGCTTTCGAAGCTTCCATCAAAACAGAAAAAGAAGGCGGAAAGGTAGACACCGCAGCCATGGGCGTAAAAGTTATCAGCTTTTCCATGTCCAAATGCGTTTTCACCTTCTACGGCGTTGAATTCTCCTTCAACCCCCTGATTCCGGTAGTCGGCGGTTTCATCATCGCAGCTCTGGCTTCCTTCCTGGGTGTTGGCGGCGGCTTCCTGCTCGTTCCCTTCCTCACCAGTGTTGCAGGCCTGCCCATGTACCTCGTTGCAGGTACCTCCGCTCTGGCTGTTCTGGTAGGTATGACCACCTCCATTTTCACTTACATGGTAGTCAAAGATACCCCGGTTTTCTGGCCCCTGATCGGCATTGAACTTCTGGGTATCCTCGTAGGCTCCTTCATCGGACCCCGTACTTCCAAGTACATCCCGGACATCTGGCTGAAACGCCTGTTCGTAATACTGGCTCTGTACGTAGGTATCCGTTACTCCTCCAAGGGATTCCTGGGATACAGCCTGCTGCCTCCGTTCTAAACCGACGCACGCCTTCCGCACCGGACCCACAACGGTGCGGAAGGAATTACACTACAAAGTCCCGGGGCCTTCCGCGCACTCCACTCAGGAAGGTTCCGGGCACCCGAAAGGACGTACGGATACGTCCATTTGAACTTTCAAAGACGGAATTTACAAACGCGGCAGATACTGATTTATCAGGAAGGCCGCACCGAGATCGGCTTAACGGGCGGAAATTGAAAGAGCCCATGGACCAAACATTACCGGAGTCATAAAATGCTGGAATCAATTTACCCGATTGTTGACGCCCTGCTCATAGGGCCTTACCGCACGGGGTTGCCTGCGGTGGCCGCTTTCTGGCTCGGATCTGCAGTTCTGGCACTGTGGTGCACACTTGGCGGCGAACTGAGCATGACTCTTGTCTATATCTGGAACCGGGATTACTACACCGATCTCAACTGCAAAATGACCCGCATGCACAATATTTCTGTCGAAGCGGTCCGGCACAAGGAAAAGGAAACCTTCAAATCCGCCAACACCTGGGCCAACGAATATTTCGGCAAGGTCTTCTTTTCCCAGGCGGCGCTGTTTGCTGTCTCGCTGTGGCCGGTTCCCTTTGCCATGGGCTGGCTGCAGGAGCGTTTTGCTGGCATAACCATTCACACTGTGCCTTTCACGGATTTTTCACTCAGCTATCCTTTTGTTTTCATTTCCTCTTATATTATTGTACGATTCACCTTCTCTAAGATCAGGCATTTCATACCTGTGCTCAAAAAAATTGATGGAATGAGAGCGGAAGATGCCGAAAAGGCCGGTGAACTGACTTCCTGGAGCGAACTTGCCCCGCAAGGTAACGCAGATGATGAAGTTGCAGGAACAGAAGAAACTCCGGTCCACGGCAGGATCTGATTCAGGTCCGGACCGTGGCGAGCTGCACGGCGACCTTTCCGCTCTCGGCGGGGAAACCATGCAGAAGCTCAAATTCATAATTCCGGCGGTCCTGCTGTTACTGGGTATCGCCCTCTATTTTTTCGGTCCTCCGCCGGAAGAAGAAGTTGTGCGTGTGGACATGTCCAAACGTGTTGAGATACGCGTTCCGGAACCGGAACCGGCCATAACTTACGCATATCTTCCGCAATATTCGCACAGGATTTCGTACCTGCGTCACAACAGGCTTATCGAATATCTATCCAAAACAACCGGACTTTCCATCCGTCAGGTCTTTCCAGATACTTTCGAGGAACACCGGCGCATGGTAGAAAGCGGAGAGATAGACATATCCTTTTCCAACCCGGTGACCTACACCCGGATAGCCCAGAGCGGAGCCCGGGCCTTTGCACGTATAATCGAGCCTTCCGGCAGTCCTACATTCAAGGGACAGATAATAACCCGCAGGGACAACCGCTACATCCACAAACTGAAGGATTGCATAGGCAAAAGCTGGATTGCCGTTGATCAGCTTTCAGCCGGAGGATACCTGTATCCGCTGGGTCTTTTTATCGACAACGGAATCAATGCCACGGATTTCAAGGATATTTCTTTTGCCCCCGGCCCCGGAGGCAAACAGGAAAAGGTGGCCCTGGCTGTTTATGCCGGTAAATACGATTTCGGTTCCATCCGCGAAGGAACCCTTGATGTTGTCCGCGATAAAATCAATGTCGACAAGATCAGGATAGTGGCCGAGACAAAATCCTACCCGGGCTGGGTCTACGCCGCCAGACGCGGACTGGACAAAGAGGTGATACGCAAGATTTCCAAAGCCATGTTCAATCTGTCAATGGATCACCCGGTTCAGGCCGGGATTCTGCGGCAGGCCGGAATGCGCGGAATAATCCCGGCCAAAGACAGCGACTACGACTCTGTGAGGAGTCTCATTCGGGAACTGGGTCTCCGCAACCTTTATGGCTGGCAGGGAGGGCAGAATGACTAATCTGCTCAACAGGCTGCGTTTCCGCACGAAAATAAATATCGGCCTGACTCTTATAGTAGGGTTCACATCGCTTATCATAACCATTTTCGTTATCCGCATGGCTTCGGATGCACTCATTGAACAGTCGCGCAAAAGGGGCGAAGTGCTTTCGGGGAACCTTGCACTGCGCGCGGAAGACCCGCTTCTGTCCATGGATCTCCTGCGGCTGGAATCCATGGTAAATGAACTGGATCAGGTGGACGATGAAATCGTTTACGCCTTCATAATGGACAACCGCAACAGAGTGATCGCAAACACCTTCAGCGATGGATTTCCCATCCAGCTCAAGGATGCCAACCCCGAGCACGGCGAATCAATCAACGTAGTGACAATAGATACCGGGACCGAACGCATATTCGACTTTGCGGCCCCCATATTCATAAGTGACAAAAGGCTCGGTACGGTCAGGCTGGGACTTTCCAGTTCCGGGATTCATTCCGTGGTCCAGAGTCTGGTCTTCGCCATATGCGCCCTCACCGGTGCAGTTCTTCTGCTCGCCGTGGTGGTCTCCACTCATTTCGCAAGGCGTATGACCATGCAGCTCGGCGCTCTGCGCAAGCATGCCCGGGACATCGTAAGAACCCACCTCGGCCCGGCGATTGAGGCTGACAGTTCTGATGCGGAAACCGGCGGGTTCATGCGCGGATTCCGCAAAGGAGATGAAATAAGCCAGCTAACGGAAACATTTGACGCTATGGCTATGTCGCTAGAATGCCACATAGAAGACCTGCAGATAACCGAGACCGATCTTACTCGGCAGAAGGAACTGCTGCGGACAATTATAAACGTAACACCGGATTTTGTTGCCCTGCTCAGCCCGCAGCTCACATACCTGGCCGTAAACAAAACCTTTGCCGAACATCTGGGCCGGACTGAAGAGGAAATAATCGGCCTTACCGATGAAGACCTCTACCCTCCCGAAGAAGCGGCCCTCAAAACGGAAGAAGCCCGTCTTGTCCTTGCAACAGGACAGCCCATAAATAAGGAAAACCGCGAAGAGGGAACTGCTGAAACTTCATCCCGCTGGTTCCACACCATTCGCGTTCCAGTCTATGGTGAAAACAACCGGATTATCGGGGTGCTTTCCACCGCCAGGGATATTACCGAACTCAAGAGCTATCAGGCCCAGCTCATACAGTCGCAGAAAATGGAATCAGTGGGCAAGCTGGCAGGTGGCGTAGCCCACGAAATAAACACCCCCCTTGGAATTATCCTGGGCTATGCCCAACTGCTGCAGGACGATTTTTCTCCGGATGATCAGGTCTACAAAGATCTGGGTATAATTGAAAAACAGACCCGCGTGTGCAGAAAAATCGTGGCCGACCTGCTCGGATTCTCACGCCAGAGCGAGAGTGAAAAGATAACCATGTGCTTCAACAATTCCATCATGGAAGTTGTCCAACTGGTCAGCCACACCTTCAAGCTGGAACAGATAGATATATCCACCAGCCTTGATGACCGCTTTCCCATAATCCACGGGGACCCGGAAAAGCTCAAGCAGGTCTGGCTGAACCTGCTTTCCAATGCCATGGAAGCAATCAGGGACAGGGGCGGCATCCATATTTCCACCAGACTGGATACTGTAGCCATGACCATCACCGCGATTTTCGCCGATACAGGACACGGAGTGGCCGCCAAGGATATCAACGCCATTTTCGACCCCTTCTTCTCAACCAAACCGGTAGGCAAAGGTACCGGCCTTGGCCTGTCGGTATCATTCGGCATAATAAAGGATCATGGCGGCACCATAGAAGTAATCAGCCCCCTGCCCGTATCTGTTCTCAAAGAATTCGATCTTCCCGAGGATTCCGGCCCGGGAACCATGTTCACTGTCGTCCTGCCGCTTGATGAAAATTCGTCCGATGAGACCATTTCCACAGTTCAGGACTCTTCCTTCTTATCAGCTTAATATGCTATCGTTACAATATCATGAAATTCCGTCACGTATTCGATCATTGGACTTATGAAACATTTCCTCCGGGAAGACTGTTGCGCCGTAGATACAACTCCTTCAAAAAACTTATGGAACTTGAGGAAGAGTGTCTCGGCATCATCGCGGAGATTGAAAATATAGGATTCGGGCAAATCCGCACCGACTGGACTCATGTGGAACAGATTTCCGCTGATCTGGGACTTAAGGCAAGGGCAATGCTTGAACAGCTTCAGGAAATGAACCCGGTCAAGTTCATGGATATCATGGACTACTACAACAAGATCAACTTCTACCTGAGAATGTCCGTAACCGTCCCTGACCCGGAAATTTCGAAGCCTTTT
This window harbors:
- a CDS encoding phosphate/phosphite/phosphonate ABC transporter substrate-binding protein yields the protein MQKLKFIIPAVLLLLGIALYFFGPPPEEEVVRVDMSKRVEIRVPEPEPAITYAYLPQYSHRISYLRHNRLIEYLSKTTGLSIRQVFPDTFEEHRRMVESGEIDISFSNPVTYTRIAQSGARAFARIIEPSGSPTFKGQIITRRDNRYIHKLKDCIGKSWIAVDQLSAGGYLYPLGLFIDNGINATDFKDISFAPGPGGKQEKVALAVYAGKYDFGSIREGTLDVVRDKINVDKIRIVAETKSYPGWVYAARRGLDKEVIRKISKAMFNLSMDHPVQAGILRQAGMRGIIPAKDSDYDSVRSLIRELGLRNLYGWQGGQND
- a CDS encoding phage regulatory CII family protein, whose product is MHLLSITKVTQDIVLEGNKPAKEVAKSIGKPYSTLLREINPFDDNAKLGAETLMDILRATNEVKPLEYIARSIGYTLKPRTN
- a CDS encoding DUF169 domain-containing protein — encoded protein: MTYKEMQELLMKEMRLYHYPVAVKYFYDQAEVDEFKEKAEYHVPVKAMTFCQWEIAARMKGQTVYADVDGLGCGNAKYAFAWKELDEGEIKGHMKYVKDMEQAKKFVLSKPRLPEGLIGIAVAPLGSIDGIFEPDTVHFYCDNMQAYHLAVDYAAATDTHPLRSNITMNSSACAGNVFSYLNQEFNMVPACSGSYNAGKTERGEINVMIPGKKFKAVVQRLVDRIELASSSITKPGDGFPGQDVCKNCPLIIFKKEK
- a CDS encoding phosphatidylglycerophosphatase A, with amino-acid sequence MKNLKPNLTQIATLGPIGLLPKAPGTWGSAAALIVAPFIFFPLPIPLRVIVLGLLFYFGAQACTAAEKELGKKDPGCVVIDELLGQWVVFLPFPGIVGWQAIAGFVLFRIFDIFKPWPVRASEKWLKDGYGVMVDDLFAGIYAMLVLWLLRYLT
- a CDS encoding N-acyl homoserine lactonase family protein, yielding MSKYRIHPIVMGTKRFDKGMMTYQHGYGEPYIIPIYCWYLEGGDKNIIVDTGEMQPIISADREADLGGKIYTFEEGLGRYGLKPEDIDIVIHTHLHNDHCENDYKCSNARFYVHRKELEHVHNPHPLDFRYLEDYVEDVEEAGQLEVLDGDFEVVPGIRMMHTPVHTEGGMTVLVDTEGGLAAITGFCVIMENFNPPPEITGMEMEVIPPGTPVNTYEAYDIMLKVRDMADILIPLHEPSFAKVDVVEGT
- a CDS encoding carbon starvation protein A, yielding MNSLVIAGLCFVGYIIAYNTYGKFLAKKIFQVDEQKVCPSCEFEDGKDFVPTKKEVLFGHHFTSIAGLGPIVGPAIAIIWGWVPAVIWVFFGAIFMGAVHDFGSLVVSLRNQGRSVGDLAAGLINHRVRTLFLIIIFFELLIVIAVFALIIAILFNMYPAAVIPVWSEVPIAIALGWIMYTKKADHTVWSIVALLLMYAFVVVGVYVPVKMPTIMGMNPIVVWTVIMLIYAFIASVLPVTTLLQPRDYINGHQLLVALVLLVVGAVVAHPVFVAPTIDLAPKGAPPMLPFLFVIVACGAISGFHSLVSSGTSAKQCETERDSRMIGYGSMLMEAALSVLVIVAVGAGIGMGKHTPDGQLLTGTVAFTTHYASWASAAGLGAKLSAFVEGSANLMASYGIPVNIALAVMGVFLVSFAATTLDSATRIQRYVVSELAQAYKVPSLAGAIPATLISVGTAAILCFNGGFSVGALKKGALALWPLFGTVNQLLAALALLIITVYLARKRVKVIYTAIPMLFMVAMTGWAMVFNLQKFYAGEKWLLFVVGLIVFVLEIWMIAETYLVMKKVYGCDNPVTATENA
- a CDS encoding EAL domain-containing protein translates to MTDEHSAILARFLDNASHIAIIKDPLFRFIYTNKPFFDLLDMDRDSDITGKTDADILTGIASEKQLSEIASTDRKACTLAAGEHLSLEFELTIPCGKTVILKSYKFPIRDKSGSLLGIGVLTADISQLKSREQELIDTHHALTQEFKEQAEILRDANENLQFMRHVFKNTLDGIIITDKDGKALQINPAFTEITGYTLDEIRGENPRFLKSNYHNAEFYKEMWASLASKGFWEGELWNRRKSGEIYPQRLNISAIYDQKGNITHYVGVNNDISELKRKEEKIHFYSYHDALTNLPNRKLFSDRLRREIEKSAKTGVKIALLYMDLDDFKKVNDSLGYTVGDELLKQLAGRIKPMLGEQDSLARLGSDEFAVALVGYKKINNIISFAQKIGEQLSSPFHIEGHEIFINASIGIATYPEDTTSPEQLVLHADTAMHQVKSSYLDNFRFYTSQMKTQAQHKIDMESAIRKGIVNGEFVPFYQAKVSTSTGKVMGMEALARWVRPDGSIIPPSEFIPIAEELNLIHEVDTLIIRQAVKDMTVWEEAGYTDLVVSANVSAKELDTPAFAENIFAILEESHLPKEKLDLEITESLLMQDVEKNAGILDSLCSSGISCSIDDFGTGYSSLSYLKKLPISTLKIDRSFVNDIMTDKNDLAIVCAIISMAKHMGLKVVAEGVEDAEQVKLLKSQGCDLIQGFYYSKPLSKSEFLNFLNGRRDNIFLQE
- a CDS encoding sulfite exporter TauE/SafE family protein, translated to MFKSRKSLLILALAALAVAVFFQPAFADRLSDAISSTPKGPDAGQINTDLATGFLGINGAPNVNLVVGFFWALWVGWIFSTVGAFGGIMAGVGHITIYGFGNYASSFKKTSPVMNKLVTDSIRVSNQWLVGTSAAMSSFNYYKMGRLVLPLALSLAAGSIAGSYLVPWLTAGKISLKSYIGFFGLFVLGLGCYLFYETTPKGQAGKKQAKEAAKAFEASIKTEKEGGKVDTAAMGVKVISFSMSKCVFTFYGVEFSFNPLIPVVGGFIIAALASFLGVGGGFLLVPFLTSVAGLPMYLVAGTSALAVLVGMTTSIFTYMVVKDTPVFWPLIGIELLGILVGSFIGPRTSKYIPDIWLKRLFVILALYVGIRYSSKGFLGYSLLPPF